One Candidatus Binatia bacterium genomic region harbors:
- the ppdK gene encoding pyruvate, phosphate dikinase: MARGKKSAPTAGRAKQKKVTRKTAPKRVAKKASAKKASAKSSAAKPVKYAYSFGGGRADGNAKQKNLLGGKGANLAEMASLGLPVPPGFSISTELCTYYYDHGRQYPDTLDGQVRRAVAKVEKIMDQKFGDASNPLLVSVRSGARVSMPGMMDTVLNLGMNDATVAGLAAASGNERFAWDSYRRFVQMYGDVVLGMKPENKSETDPFEDLIEAKKEARGVEGDLDLTTDDLRQLVDEFKAMVKRSTGKTFPEDPWEQLWGAVGAVFGSWMNDRAITYRRLYNIPADWGTAVNVQAMVYGNLGDDCATGVAFTRDPGNGEKAFYGEFLVNAQGEDVVAGTRTPQKATIVASRIVAKASGMTEAKRKKTMPSLEEVMPKAYRELRKISTTLEKHYRDMQDIEFTIERNRLFMLQTRNGKRTAAAALKIACDMVKEKLIDTNTAVMRVDPSALDSLLHPQVDPKAAKDVLAKGLPASPGAAAGEIVFNADDAANAGKDGRKTILVRVETSPEDIHGMHAAEGILTARGGATSHAAVVGRGMGKPCVVGCAALRIDYNAQTVTVGDRVLRAGDAMSLDGATGEIFVGLVPTVEPELSGDFGKLMKWADKARTMKVRANADSPHDATVAREFGAEGIGLCRTEHMFFDGDRIDAVREMILAEDESGRRKALAKILPMQKQDFVGIFKAMAGLPVTVRLLDPPLHEFLPHTDKEITDLAHKIGVKPKLLKEKRDSLHELNPMLGHRGCRLGVTFPEIYEIQVRAIMEAACELSRKKVKVIPEIMIPLVGVDKELERLRELAVQVAEAVKKEYRARVSYSIGTMIEVPRAAITADEVAEHADFYSFGTNDLTQMTMGLSRDDAGKFLPYYVEHGVLETDPFVSLDQTGVGFLVDHAVRAARKVKKDLKCGICGEHGGDPSSVIFCHKVGLDYVSCSPFRVPVARLAAAHAALGA; this comes from the coding sequence ATGGCACGTGGCAAAAAAAGCGCTCCGACAGCGGGGCGGGCAAAGCAGAAGAAAGTTACCCGGAAAACGGCACCCAAGCGTGTGGCCAAGAAGGCCTCGGCAAAGAAAGCCTCTGCGAAATCAAGCGCGGCCAAGCCCGTAAAATACGCATATTCCTTCGGCGGTGGGCGAGCCGACGGGAATGCAAAACAAAAGAATCTGCTCGGCGGCAAAGGTGCCAACCTCGCCGAGATGGCTTCCCTCGGGCTGCCGGTGCCTCCCGGCTTTTCGATTTCGACAGAACTCTGCACTTACTATTATGACCACGGCCGGCAGTATCCCGATACTCTAGACGGACAGGTTCGGCGTGCCGTAGCAAAGGTCGAGAAAATCATGGACCAGAAATTCGGGGATGCCTCGAATCCTCTGCTGGTCTCGGTGCGCTCGGGCGCACGCGTCTCGATGCCGGGCATGATGGATACGGTCCTGAACCTCGGGATGAATGATGCCACGGTAGCTGGTCTGGCCGCCGCTTCGGGCAACGAGCGCTTCGCCTGGGACTCCTACCGTCGTTTTGTGCAGATGTATGGCGATGTCGTCCTGGGCATGAAGCCGGAGAATAAATCCGAAACGGATCCGTTCGAGGATCTCATCGAGGCAAAAAAAGAAGCTCGTGGGGTCGAGGGCGATCTCGATCTGACGACCGACGACCTGCGCCAACTCGTGGACGAGTTCAAGGCCATGGTAAAGAGAAGTACCGGCAAGACCTTCCCCGAAGATCCCTGGGAGCAGTTGTGGGGTGCCGTCGGCGCTGTTTTTGGCAGCTGGATGAACGATCGCGCGATTACCTATCGTCGCCTCTATAATATTCCCGCCGATTGGGGAACTGCTGTGAACGTGCAGGCGATGGTTTATGGAAACCTAGGCGACGATTGCGCAACTGGCGTCGCCTTCACCCGCGATCCAGGCAACGGCGAGAAGGCGTTTTACGGAGAATTCCTCGTGAACGCGCAGGGCGAAGATGTCGTCGCGGGAACGCGGACGCCGCAAAAGGCGACCATCGTGGCCTCGCGTATTGTGGCCAAGGCCAGCGGCATGACCGAAGCGAAGCGAAAAAAGACCATGCCTTCGCTCGAAGAAGTGATGCCGAAGGCCTACCGCGAACTGCGCAAGATCTCGACGACCCTGGAGAAGCATTACCGGGATATGCAGGACATCGAGTTCACGATCGAGCGCAATCGCCTCTTCATGCTGCAGACGCGTAACGGAAAGCGGACGGCTGCGGCTGCTCTCAAGATCGCCTGCGATATGGTCAAGGAGAAGCTGATCGACACCAACACCGCCGTGATGCGAGTCGATCCTTCGGCACTGGACTCCCTGCTCCATCCTCAGGTCGACCCCAAGGCGGCCAAGGATGTGCTCGCCAAGGGACTTCCGGCGTCGCCCGGTGCGGCCGCCGGAGAAATCGTCTTCAATGCGGACGATGCGGCCAATGCTGGCAAGGACGGTCGAAAGACCATTCTGGTTCGGGTCGAGACATCCCCCGAAGATATTCATGGCATGCACGCGGCCGAAGGCATTCTCACGGCTCGTGGTGGCGCGACTTCGCACGCTGCTGTCGTGGGCCGGGGCATGGGCAAGCCGTGCGTGGTCGGATGTGCTGCTCTGCGGATCGACTATAATGCGCAGACGGTCACCGTCGGTGACCGGGTGCTGCGCGCAGGCGATGCGATGAGTCTCGATGGCGCGACCGGGGAAATTTTCGTTGGCTTGGTGCCGACGGTGGAGCCGGAACTGTCCGGAGATTTCGGCAAGTTGATGAAGTGGGCGGACAAGGCTCGCACCATGAAGGTGCGCGCGAACGCAGACTCGCCACATGACGCCACGGTGGCTCGCGAATTCGGAGCCGAAGGAATCGGCCTCTGCCGCACCGAGCATATGTTCTTTGATGGTGACCGTATTGATGCGGTCCGCGAGATGATTCTTGCCGAAGATGAGTCCGGTCGCCGCAAGGCTCTGGCGAAAATCCTGCCGATGCAGAAGCAGGACTTTGTCGGCATCTTCAAGGCGATGGCTGGGTTGCCGGTTACCGTGCGTCTCCTCGATCCTCCCCTCCACGAGTTCCTGCCCCATACGGACAAGGAGATCACGGATCTGGCGCATAAAATTGGCGTCAAGCCCAAGCTTCTCAAGGAGAAGCGCGACAGCTTGCACGAGCTCAACCCGATGCTCGGTCATCGTGGCTGTCGACTCGGGGTCACGTTCCCCGAAATCTACGAGATTCAGGTTCGGGCCATTATGGAAGCCGCCTGTGAGCTTTCTCGAAAGAAGGTCAAAGTCATTCCGGAGATCATGATTCCTCTGGTGGGCGTGGACAAGGAGTTGGAGCGCCTGCGCGAACTGGCTGTTCAGGTCGCCGAAGCGGTGAAGAAAGAATACCGCGCACGGGTCTCCTATAGTATCGGTACAATGATCGAGGTGCCTCGCGCTGCAATTACCGCAGACGAGGTGGCCGAGCATGCGGACTTCTATTCGTTCGGCACCAACGATTTGACCCAGATGACGATGGGGCTGTCTCGCGATGATGCGGGTAAATTCCTTCCCTATTATGTCGAGCATGGTGTTCTGGAAACCGATCCCTTTGTGTCACTCGACCAGACGGGCGTTGGATTCCTCGTGGATCATGCCGTCCGCGCAGCGCGAAAGGTCAAGAAGGATCTGAAGTGCGGCATCTGTGGTGAACATGGTGGCGATCCCTCCTCGGTGATCTTCTGCCACAAGGTTGGCCTGGATTACGTTTCCTGCTCTCCGTTCCGAGTGCCGGTCGCTCGGCTTGCGGCCGCGCACGCGGCTCTGGGCGCCTGA
- the aroE gene encoding shikimate dehydrogenase, translated as MAAIQVPIDGATRIVGIIGDPVEHSRSPAMHNAAFRALGIPWAYIPFPVYGRNVGAAVRGVRALGITGINVTIPHKEAVLRHLDELTETARACRAVNTIINRRGTLVGDNTDAPGLTRDWSEIGLSEKVDLGVVLGAGGAARAAAVALSKRARRIVIAARRSPRARALARDMNRISHVPVTGVQLSELAPEHPASADHLGGAAIVVNATSVGMNGEDFFPLDIAATPRDCRFYDLIYTANRTPFLAMAASSRRPVFNGLGMLLHQGALAFEEWTGQPAPLDVMRRALRARK; from the coding sequence ATGGCAGCCATCCAAGTTCCGATCGACGGTGCGACACGAATCGTGGGCATCATCGGAGATCCTGTCGAACATTCACGATCGCCCGCCATGCATAACGCGGCGTTTCGCGCGCTGGGAATTCCATGGGCCTATATTCCCTTCCCGGTGTACGGACGGAATGTCGGTGCGGCGGTGCGTGGTGTGCGGGCTCTCGGGATTACCGGGATCAACGTCACCATTCCTCACAAGGAAGCGGTTCTCCGTCATCTCGATGAGTTGACCGAGACCGCGCGGGCTTGTCGAGCGGTAAATACGATCATCAATCGGCGCGGCACGCTGGTGGGCGACAATACGGATGCACCCGGTCTGACACGTGATTGGTCCGAAATTGGTTTGTCCGAAAAAGTCGACCTTGGGGTGGTCCTGGGTGCAGGAGGCGCTGCTCGTGCGGCTGCTGTGGCCCTGAGCAAACGGGCAAGGCGGATTGTCATCGCGGCGCGGCGTTCTCCTCGCGCTCGCGCTCTGGCGCGAGACATGAATCGGATTTCTCACGTTCCCGTCACAGGCGTGCAGCTCAGCGAACTGGCGCCGGAGCACCCCGCGTCAGCCGACCATCTGGGCGGCGCGGCGATTGTGGTCAACGCGACTTCCGTCGGGATGAACGGCGAAGATTTCTTCCCGCTGGATATTGCCGCGACGCCGCGAGATTGTCGTTTCTACGATCTGATCTACACCGCGAACCGGACGCCCTTTCTGGCGATGGCAGCGTCAAGCCGTCGGCCCGTCTTCAACGGTTTGGGGATGCTCCTCCATCAGGGTGCGCTTGCTTTCGAGGAATGGACAGGTCAGCCCGCACCTCTGGATGTGATGCGCCGGGCTCTTCGCGCTCGTAAATGA
- a CDS encoding ABC-ATPase domain-containing protein: protein MKKFQRGGRRREPPPRPSDDLEPCLRALDGRSYGDYRCLEGDPFSLGSFTLTFDRVQADPFAPPSRLSVEIPTLWLDLPAETRSTLDQCRASGDFLHRALRVSMCAGAGAGGSRASGVLGMVAVGQEVLDRSAVLVRADGSCRIRLTAGLPATGRRIRGRAAVSMFLDSLPRILNEAISTEALDHAALRHQVAVVEDQVFLRQELRKRGLVAFLGDGAILPRASGIDDRPLVSGLPILAPPSLAIEIELPHAGRIRGMGIPEGVTLIVGGSYHGKSTLLQAMARSVWDQIPGDGRERCVSRSETVCVRAENGRSIAGVDLRPFLRNLPLDRPTENFCTADASGATSQAAAVLESIEAGATALLVDEDTAATNFMIRDARMRRLVPSSEEPITPYLDRVRQLAEEKKVSSVLVVGGAGDYLDVADTVIRMASYAPCEVTEEAHRIAGELPASISEGPQAPGEWPLAALRYPQPRSFVASGRGRSARVRRGDGYRLAFGDQTLDLSAAEQLVDPGQVALIGDLLLYLGRELCDGTVTLTDLLASVGEDLRCRGVGALAAPGFGDRAAVRPLDLAFAINRLRSLVCSRA, encoded by the coding sequence ATGAAAAAATTTCAACGCGGCGGAAGACGTCGCGAGCCCCCCCCGCGGCCATCTGACGATCTCGAGCCTTGTTTGCGGGCGCTCGATGGTCGATCCTACGGCGATTACCGTTGTCTCGAGGGCGATCCTTTCTCGCTGGGCTCGTTCACTCTGACATTCGATCGTGTGCAAGCAGACCCCTTTGCGCCACCAAGTCGTCTGAGCGTGGAAATCCCGACGCTCTGGCTGGATTTGCCGGCGGAAACCCGCAGCACCCTCGATCAATGTCGCGCGTCCGGAGATTTCCTGCACCGAGCCTTGCGGGTAAGCATGTGCGCCGGCGCAGGCGCCGGTGGGTCGCGCGCATCAGGTGTCCTCGGGATGGTGGCCGTCGGTCAGGAAGTCCTCGACCGCAGCGCGGTATTGGTCCGCGCCGACGGCAGCTGCCGAATACGACTCACAGCCGGACTCCCGGCCACGGGTCGCCGGATTCGTGGTCGCGCCGCTGTGTCGATGTTTCTCGACAGCTTGCCCCGGATCCTGAACGAAGCCATCAGCACCGAGGCACTGGACCATGCAGCTTTGAGGCATCAGGTTGCGGTTGTCGAAGATCAGGTTTTCCTGCGGCAGGAGTTGCGGAAGCGCGGGTTGGTCGCCTTCCTCGGAGACGGCGCAATTCTGCCGCGAGCGAGCGGTATCGACGATCGTCCACTCGTATCCGGGTTGCCGATTCTGGCGCCGCCGTCTCTAGCCATTGAAATCGAGTTGCCCCACGCCGGTCGAATCCGTGGGATGGGGATTCCGGAGGGCGTCACGCTGATTGTCGGCGGGAGCTATCACGGCAAGTCGACTCTCCTGCAGGCGATGGCGCGCTCGGTTTGGGATCAGATCCCCGGAGACGGCCGCGAAAGGTGCGTGTCACGGAGCGAGACCGTCTGCGTCCGTGCCGAAAATGGTCGATCGATCGCTGGTGTCGATTTACGACCGTTTCTGAGAAATCTTCCGCTTGATCGGCCGACCGAAAACTTCTGTACCGCGGACGCTTCGGGAGCGACTTCGCAGGCGGCAGCGGTTCTTGAGTCTATCGAAGCCGGTGCCACGGCCTTGCTGGTGGATGAGGATACCGCAGCCACCAATTTCATGATCCGAGACGCGCGAATGCGCCGCCTGGTGCCGTCGAGCGAGGAGCCGATTACCCCCTACCTCGACCGTGTGCGCCAGTTGGCTGAAGAGAAAAAAGTTTCTTCGGTTCTCGTCGTGGGCGGGGCGGGGGATTATCTGGATGTGGCCGATACGGTGATTCGCATGGCGAGCTATGCGCCCTGCGAGGTGACGGAGGAGGCCCACCGCATTGCCGGTGAGCTGCCCGCGAGCATATCCGAGGGACCGCAAGCGCCGGGCGAGTGGCCCCTTGCGGCGCTTCGCTATCCGCAGCCGCGCTCGTTTGTCGCATCGGGTCGGGGTCGATCGGCGCGCGTCCGGCGAGGGGATGGCTACCGGCTTGCCTTCGGGGATCAGACGCTTGATCTTTCGGCAGCCGAACAATTGGTCGACCCGGGACAGGTGGCGCTGATCGGCGATCTGCTTCTGTATCTGGGTCGCGAGCTCTGTGACGGCACGGTCACGCTTACCGATCTTCTCGCTTCGGTCGGAGAGGATCTTCGGTGCCGTGGCGTCGGTGCTCTGGCCGCGCCCGGGTTTGGCGACCGGGCCGCTGTCCGTCCGCTCGATCTGGCCTTTGCCATCAATCGGCTGCGTTCTCTCGTGTGCAGCAGGGCCTGA
- the pilB gene encoding type IV-A pilus assembly ATPase PilB has product MVKRGGGTERNAQVPTSRVGELLLRQGLIAEGDLRLAQSRLREAGGALTTHIVRQCEITEADLLTALQEEYHLPVVDPGSLELADELVDVLPAVIAIKFQVVPVNLSRTTLTLAMADPSNLAAINEVKFLTGFDVRAAIASPTSVEKCIERHYEQNVNYGDVLSELGDEDMEVVRADEDFDLKQLEKATEEAPVVKLVNALLADAIKKRASDIHIEPYEKSLRVRFRVDGVLQEIMQPPLKLKNAITSRIKVMASLDIAERRLPQDGRIKVKLAQGREIDLRVSTLPTLFGEKVVLRILDKNGVQLDLEKLGFTGQSLAHFQEAIAQPYGMILVTGPTGSGKTTTLYSALAQLNDAGTNISTAEDPVEYNLPGINQMQTHEDIGLNFAAALRSFLRQDPDVIMVGEIRDFETAEISVKAALTGHLVFSTVHTNDAPSTVNRLLNMGIEPFLIASSVNLIMAQRLARSVCPKCREPYELPMQALIDLGVPAEEAAPVQTWKGKGCSHCGDTGYRGRTALYEVMRVTDELRELVLAGATATELKQQAVQDGMVTLRQAGITKISAGETTVEEVMRVTMAD; this is encoded by the coding sequence TTGGTCAAGCGGGGTGGCGGTACCGAGCGTAATGCGCAGGTTCCGACCAGCCGTGTCGGGGAGCTTCTCCTGCGACAGGGTCTGATTGCCGAGGGCGACCTTCGCCTGGCGCAATCTCGTTTGCGTGAAGCTGGTGGTGCACTGACGACTCATATTGTGCGCCAATGTGAGATCACGGAGGCGGATCTCCTGACGGCCTTGCAGGAAGAATATCATCTTCCGGTCGTCGATCCCGGATCGCTGGAACTTGCGGATGAGTTGGTGGATGTTTTGCCCGCAGTAATCGCGATCAAATTTCAGGTTGTCCCGGTTAATTTGAGCCGAACGACGCTGACGCTGGCGATGGCCGACCCCTCCAACCTGGCTGCCATCAATGAAGTCAAATTTCTCACCGGATTCGATGTCCGTGCAGCCATTGCGAGTCCGACATCGGTCGAGAAATGTATCGAGCGCCACTACGAGCAGAACGTCAATTATGGCGACGTTCTCTCCGAACTTGGTGATGAGGATATGGAAGTCGTTCGAGCGGACGAAGACTTCGACCTCAAACAGTTGGAAAAAGCCACGGAAGAGGCGCCGGTCGTCAAGCTGGTCAACGCGCTTTTAGCCGATGCGATCAAGAAAAGAGCTTCGGATATTCACATCGAGCCGTACGAGAAATCTCTGCGCGTTCGCTTTCGTGTGGATGGCGTTCTGCAAGAGATCATGCAGCCGCCGCTGAAATTGAAGAACGCGATTACCTCTCGGATCAAGGTGATGGCCTCTCTCGATATTGCGGAGCGCCGGTTGCCGCAGGACGGACGTATCAAGGTGAAATTGGCGCAGGGGCGTGAGATCGATCTACGTGTCTCGACCTTGCCGACCCTTTTCGGTGAAAAAGTGGTTCTGCGAATCCTCGACAAGAATGGCGTGCAACTCGACCTGGAAAAGCTCGGATTCACAGGCCAATCGTTGGCGCATTTTCAGGAGGCGATCGCCCAGCCCTACGGGATGATTCTCGTTACGGGCCCGACAGGGTCGGGCAAGACCACGACTCTGTACTCGGCGCTTGCGCAATTGAATGATGCGGGCACCAATATCTCGACAGCCGAGGATCCCGTCGAATATAATCTGCCCGGCATCAATCAGATGCAGACCCACGAGGATATCGGTCTGAATTTTGCGGCCGCGCTGCGATCGTTTCTTCGTCAGGATCCCGATGTGATCATGGTGGGTGAGATCCGCGATTTTGAAACCGCCGAAATTTCGGTGAAAGCTGCACTGACCGGGCATCTTGTCTTTTCGACAGTGCATACCAACGATGCGCCTTCGACGGTCAATCGTCTGCTGAATATGGGCATCGAACCGTTCCTGATCGCTTCTTCGGTGAATTTGATCATGGCGCAACGTCTGGCTCGAAGTGTTTGTCCAAAATGCCGCGAGCCCTATGAATTACCGATGCAGGCGTTGATTGACCTTGGCGTCCCTGCCGAGGAAGCCGCCCCTGTCCAGACATGGAAAGGGAAAGGCTGCTCGCATTGCGGGGATACAGGTTATCGCGGGCGCACCGCGCTCTACGAAGTGATGCGGGTCACCGATGAGCTCCGGGAGTTGGTGCTTGCCGGAGCGACAGCCACCGAACTCAAGCAACAGGCCGTTCAGGATGGAATGGTCACCCTGCGGCAGGCGGGGATCACGAAAATCTCCGCCGGGGAGACCACGGTGGAAGAGGTCATGCGCGTCACTATGGCCGACTGA
- a CDS encoding type IV pilus twitching motility protein PilT — protein sequence MQMQDFFEAMADQGASDLHLTEGAAPTIRIHGEMTPLEHPRLNSTETRQLCYSVLSEEQKKQFEEESELDFSFGVQGISRFRGNLFVQKGAVGAVFRAIPHEVPPIADLGLPRTVEDLIKLPRGLVLVTGPTGSGKSTTMASMVDQINETRAEHIMTVEDPIEFIHPHKRCVVNQREVFADTQSFGQALKHILRQDPDVVLVGELRDLETIEAALTIAETGHLVFATLHTNSAVQTINRVIDVFPAHQQSQVRAQLSLVLEAVISQTLLPRADKDGRVMACELMIPNAAIRNLIREEKVHQLYSQMQVGQDKNGMVTLSQSLLDLHSRGMISREAALLAATESEELERMMGASPTDRQKGGGVSPRITLAR from the coding sequence ATGCAGATGCAGGATTTTTTCGAAGCGATGGCCGATCAGGGAGCTTCCGATTTGCACCTCACGGAGGGGGCCGCGCCCACCATCCGCATTCACGGAGAGATGACACCCCTGGAACATCCGCGACTCAATTCCACCGAGACCCGGCAGCTCTGTTACAGCGTCCTCTCGGAGGAGCAGAAAAAGCAATTCGAGGAAGAATCCGAGTTGGATTTCTCGTTCGGCGTGCAGGGAATCTCGCGTTTTCGCGGCAACCTCTTTGTGCAGAAGGGCGCGGTCGGTGCTGTCTTCCGCGCCATCCCCCACGAGGTGCCGCCGATCGCAGATCTAGGTCTACCTCGAACTGTCGAAGATTTGATCAAGCTCCCCCGGGGCCTGGTTCTGGTGACCGGCCCTACAGGGAGCGGCAAGTCCACGACGATGGCCTCGATGGTTGATCAAATCAACGAAACCCGCGCCGAACATATCATGACCGTCGAAGATCCAATCGAGTTCATTCATCCTCATAAGCGCTGCGTGGTTAACCAGCGAGAAGTTTTTGCAGATACGCAAAGTTTTGGTCAGGCCTTGAAGCATATTCTGCGTCAGGATCCGGATGTGGTTCTGGTTGGTGAGTTGCGGGATCTGGAAACAATCGAAGCCGCTTTGACGATTGCGGAGACCGGACATCTGGTCTTTGCGACCCTCCATACGAATTCGGCAGTGCAGACAATCAACCGTGTGATCGATGTCTTTCCGGCGCACCAGCAATCGCAGGTCCGAGCCCAGCTTTCCCTGGTTCTCGAAGCGGTCATTTCACAGACATTATTGCCCCGTGCGGACAAGGATGGCCGCGTCATGGCCTGCGAATTGATGATCCCGAATGCAGCAATACGGAATTTGATCCGCGAAGAGAAAGTCCACCAACTCTACTCGCAGATGCAGGTGGGCCAGGACAAAAACGGTATGGTGACGTTGTCCCAGTCCCTCCTGGACCTGCACAGTCGCGGAATGATCTCACGTGAAGCTGCTTTGCTCGCAGCGACCGAATCCGAGGAACTGGAACGCATGATGGGCGCGTCGCCCACCGACCGTCAGAAGGGTGGCGGGGTTTCCCCGCGCATCACTTTGGCACGCTGA
- a CDS encoding type II secretion system F family protein — translation MPVFAYEGRTASGKILRGDMEADSREAVISRLRSQRIQPITKKIKEKGKGLSREINLPTIGNPVSQQEVVVFTRQLTTMVESGMPLVQTLDILGLQSENKHFKKEILAVKESVESGATFSEALHRFPGTWDELYTNMVQAGEIGGILDTILSRLSVYMEKSLSLKRKIKGAMIYPVTILSVAVAVTMVLLVFVIPVFGELFGSFGQALPLPTQLVINLSDFVIQYVHWMLLSFALVVFGIRQAARTEQGRTILDRLLLKMPVLGSLLLKASVARFSRTLGTLVSSGVPILDALTITAKTAGNKVVEKAGFSVRESISQGHTMLEPLLASGVFPPMVCQMIGAGEMTGSIDQMLQKVADFYEEEVDNAVANLTALMEPLVIVVLGVIIGGLVVSMYLPIFQMGSVLGA, via the coding sequence ATGCCTGTTTTTGCATACGAAGGCCGGACGGCCAGTGGCAAGATTCTGCGCGGCGATATGGAAGCCGACTCCCGGGAGGCGGTGATTTCCCGACTGCGCTCCCAACGCATTCAACCGATTACCAAGAAGATCAAGGAAAAGGGCAAAGGCCTTTCTCGCGAAATTAATCTTCCAACGATTGGAAACCCGGTCTCGCAGCAGGAAGTGGTGGTTTTCACCCGTCAGCTGACCACAATGGTCGAGTCGGGGATGCCGCTTGTCCAGACGCTCGACATTCTCGGGTTGCAGAGCGAGAACAAGCATTTCAAGAAAGAAATTCTCGCGGTCAAGGAATCTGTCGAATCCGGAGCGACATTCTCCGAAGCATTGCACCGCTTTCCCGGCACCTGGGACGAGCTCTATACGAATATGGTTCAGGCGGGCGAGATTGGCGGGATCCTCGATACGATTCTGTCCCGGCTCTCTGTCTATATGGAGAAATCGCTCTCTCTCAAGCGTAAAATCAAAGGAGCGATGATCTATCCGGTCACCATTCTATCGGTCGCCGTTGCTGTGACCATGGTGCTTCTGGTGTTCGTGATCCCGGTTTTCGGGGAACTCTTCGGTAGTTTCGGGCAGGCGCTTCCCTTGCCGACGCAGTTGGTCATCAACCTCTCGGATTTTGTGATTCAGTACGTGCATTGGATGCTTCTGAGTTTCGCGTTGGTGGTCTTCGGTATACGGCAGGCGGCCCGGACGGAACAGGGACGAACGATTCTGGATCGTCTGCTGTTGAAAATGCCGGTGCTCGGTTCGTTGTTGCTCAAGGCCTCGGTAGCCCGATTTTCGAGAACTCTCGGAACGCTGGTCTCCTCGGGCGTCCCGATTCTGGATGCGCTGACGATCACGGCGAAAACCGCTGGCAACAAGGTGGTTGAAAAAGCCGGCTTTTCCGTTCGGGAAAGTATTAGCCAGGGGCATACCATGCTCGAGCCCTTGCTGGCCTCGGGCGTTTTTCCCCCGATGGTCTGTCAGATGATCGGTGCCGGTGAGATGACCGGGTCGATCGATCAGATGCTGCAGAAAGTCGCTGATTTCTACGAAGAGGAAGTCGATAACGCGGTGGCCAACCTGACGGCATTGATGGAGCCTCTGGTGATCGTGGTACTGGGTGTGATCATCGGCGGATTGGTGGTCTCGATGTATCTTCCGATCTTTCAGATGGGCTCGGTCCTCGGCGCCTGA